Part of the Methanobacterium alcaliphilum genome is shown below.
TCATGTCGCCCTTTGATGTGCATGTTAATAGGGCGCCTGTTGCAGGTGAAGTGATATTTTCAAAATATTGCCCAGGCAAATTTAAAATTGCTAAAGGGAATGTATTGACTGAAAATGAGAAGAATTTAATAGTTATTTCCACAAAATATGGGAAAGTCGGCGTCATTCAAATTGCAGGGTTTGTAGCCCGAAGGATTGTGCAGTATGTGGATATAGGTGATGAGGTAAAGATTGGAAGTAAGTTAGGAATGATCAGATTTGGTTCCAGGGTTGATTTAATAATTCCAAAAAAGAATTTCCAATTAAATGTAGAGGTTGGAGGCAGACCTAAAGCCGGGGAAACTATTATGGCCCAATTCAAATCAGACCCCCTTGATGAATAATTATTTTAATAATTACTTAAAATCAATTTACATGAAAAGTATTATTAATGATACTTATTAAATTATAAGTAATTATAAGCCATTGAAACAATAAAAATTTTATAATATTCGTTACTGTTGACACAGATATATTAAAAAGAGCGGGATAAAAAAATGAGTTCGAATAATCTCAGTATACTTGATTTTATTTCTATTCCAGATTTATTTTCTATTTTAAATGCTTCATTCGGATTTTTGGCAATAGTTATGGTAATAAATGGTGAATTAATACTTGCCGCACAATTTATGTTAATTTCAGTTATATTTGATTCCATTGATGGATGGGTGGCACGCAAGACAAATAGAAATGATGAATGTGGATTTGGAAAAAATATAGATTCATTATGTGATGTGATATCCTTTGGTGTTGCGCCGGGAATATTTTTGTATTTTGCCACTTTAACTCAAGATATACGATACATTAATATATTAGTAAGTCTCCTAATAGTAATATGTGGTATACTGAGGCTCTCTAGGTTTAATGTGATTTCAGATATTGGAACTATCAAAGACAAATTTGTTGGTTTACCCATACCTACAACTGCTGTAGTTCTATCATCATTTTATCTAAGCGGCTTCTTCACAAAAGATATTTCAATAATTATCATGGGAACGATATCGATATTAATGATAAGCACTATTGAGTATCCTAAAATTAAGAATGTGAAAATCGCTAGCATTGCATTAATATTAATACTAATGGTCTGCTTGCCTCAGAACATCCAAATATCCATAATGAATATACCTGCTAAGGCATTATTCATCTTAAGTATAATTTACTTAATATTTACGCCTTTTATGGCCTTATTCACAAATCTAAAAAGTGGTCCACATGTTAGATAAGTTGAAAGGTAGTAAGAAGAAAGATAAAGACACCCCTCCAGATTTGAGAAAAGGTGACGAGAAAGAGTCATCTGACGTGGGAGGTAAGATCAAAGATCTGGTAGGGAAAATGTCTGGAAATAAAGGGGATAAAAAAGGTTTATCTGCATCACCAGGTGATTCCAAAAAAGAACCTAAAAAGATGCCACGGCCTATGCCTAAACCTCGAATTAAACCTAAGACTGTAGACAAAGCTAAATTGAAACCGAGGACATCTGCCCCTCCTAAAAAACCAGGCAGTGGAATTGGTGGTGGCTTTGGTAGAAGAGTCCCAGATGATGATCAAAAAACCCTGATTGGTGCAGCTGTTTTTGGTATTATATTGATTATATTAGTTGCCTCAGGATATTATTTCCTGGTTTATGCACCATATCAAGAAGATTTGCAGAGTGCTAAGGATCAAAAGATTACTGAAGTAAATGCTTACTATAAAGGTTCTTTAGCTGTTGATTCTGAGAGGCAAACACTTCTAGATGAAATCAATAATGGAGTTACAAGAGAAGAAGTATTAGCCATAGATGTTATTGGTCCTGCTACCAAGGCATGGCGAGTATATCAGAACCAGCAAATAAATACAAAGAAAGATCGTTTTGGTAGGGTTATGGTTGTTTATTCGACAGATACGCAATCTTCAACAGATACCAGTGATCAATCAACAATTTCACAGAAAAATGTTATCTTAAAAGTTTCTGAAGCTCAAAAATTTGTTAACCAATCTGATGCAACTGTATTAGCCAATATGGAAATACAGACCCCAGACACTGTTGCTGTGCCTATAATGATTTCAAGGTTACAAGCCGCAGGTGGTTTAATCAGCGTGGGAAACAGCGTTGATGTATATCTTAAACAGGCCCCTGCAGAAAGCACAGGAAACAACACAACAGAACAGCAACCC
Proteins encoded:
- a CDS encoding archaetidylserine decarboxylase — translated: MFVKGTTKKVSILLTISILPFLLGYSIITFILFTFIAFFLQFFRDPKRRVPIGEDIVVAPADGRLLTGKIDKIKVVTSEDPLMEYLLEEGEEGVLISTFMSPFDVHVNRAPVAGEVIFSKYCPGKFKIAKGNVLTENEKNLIVISTKYGKVGVIQIAGFVARRIVQYVDIGDEVKIGSKLGMIRFGSRVDLIIPKKNFQLNVEVGGRPKAGETIMAQFKSDPLDE
- a CDS encoding archaetidylserine synthase; the encoded protein is MSSNNLSILDFISIPDLFSILNASFGFLAIVMVINGELILAAQFMLISVIFDSIDGWVARKTNRNDECGFGKNIDSLCDVISFGVAPGIFLYFATLTQDIRYINILVSLLIVICGILRLSRFNVISDIGTIKDKFVGLPIPTTAVVLSSFYLSGFFTKDISIIIMGTISILMISTIEYPKIKNVKIASIALILILMVCLPQNIQISIMNIPAKALFILSIIYLIFTPFMALFTNLKSGPHVR
- a CDS encoding DUF515 domain-containing protein, which codes for MLDKLKGSKKKDKDTPPDLRKGDEKESSDVGGKIKDLVGKMSGNKGDKKGLSASPGDSKKEPKKMPRPMPKPRIKPKTVDKAKLKPRTSAPPKKPGSGIGGGFGRRVPDDDQKTLIGAAVFGIILIILVASGYYFLVYAPYQEDLQSAKDQKITEVNAYYKGSLAVDSERQTLLDEINNGVTREEVLAIDVIGPATKAWRVYQNQQINTKKDRFGRVMVVYSTDTQSSTDTSDQSTISQKNVILKVSEAQKFVNQSDATVLANMEIQTPDTVAVPIMISRLQAAGGLISVGNSVDVYLKQAPAESTGNNTTEQQPTTTSQSNTPDISGATVLAILRAKDSGTIDANLINSQKYTLDSLTSQSERAQTSSTDVEQLLRAAASGGFNEAETTALLQNYGIKLSDYERASNLGELDAQYLVLLEVPRENVLFLIQNMDSVMLTVPTQQAPTWMIQELRKIYG